From the Manihot esculenta cultivar AM560-2 chromosome 3, M.esculenta_v8, whole genome shotgun sequence genome, one window contains:
- the LOC110610251 gene encoding microtubule-associated protein TORTIFOLIA1 isoform X2 yields MSTHTPKSPKPAGQTNHFSIPSSSVSPSLSSHFADVALKQQILLSLSKLADRDTHQLALQDLQSITQSLSPNAVPLLLSSLYSFSSDPMIKAIVKRDCLHLLSLCCQIRYDLKLPRLNKIIAHIVKVLKDSDPSVRNACSDVVGVLSGLYLKGGVGEGRIELFVRPFFEAMWKQNKRVQLGATMCLAKTVKCAMAENLPVSVFQQLCPRVCKLLKRQNFHAKSVMLGVVEHLLQVGAIAPQGLEPLLQSIHDCLASTDWATRKAAADALSAIALHSSSLIADEAANSTLTLLEASRFDKIKPVRDSMTEALQLWKKIAGKAEDSVLDDQKTSSRDGHHPEQAELSDKNPNPSGQKTESLARDSSSGSSPTMDSVSKSKAGSIPEKAVVILKKKAPALTDKDLNPEFFQKLERGSGDLPVEVVVPRRCINSSNLKNEEEPVPNDSESMGRSNRMGNSHSNDAHGSFNYKNRDIERGIAGKDSRTRAFDDDRLDVNNRESSGSRAGFSKSDGQSEGTFMSSKGNWLAIQRQLLQLERQQAHLMNMLQDFMGGSHDSMVTLENRVRGLERIVEDMARDLSISSGRRGGNFPIGFEGSSNRPLGKYNGFSDYSSAKYNVRVPFGERYTQSDVTASGMRGRGSHWRSDISDVWDFPTYGASKNGRHSRRAPSSGSLDVRSPKSEHESDQVGSRRAWDKGTGPVRLGEGPSARSVWQASKDEATLEAIRVAGEDNGLSRTARVAIPELTAEALEDDNVGQERDPIWTSWSNAMDALKMGDVDTAYAEVVSTGDDFLLVKLMDRSGPVVDQLSNETAYEVLHAVAQFLLEQNLFDICLSWIQQLVEILLENGHDTLGIPMELKKELLLNLHEASTEIDPPEDWEGAAPDQLLMQLASALGIELQQFDK; encoded by the exons ATGAGCACACACACACCTAAATCCCCGAAACCAGCTGGACAGACAAACCATTTTTCAATCCCATCTTCCTCTGTATCCCCTTCCCTTTCCTCTCACTTTGCTGATGTTGCACTGAAGCAACAAATTCTGCTTTCTCTTTCTAAGCTTGCTGATCGAGACACTCACCAGCTTGCACTTCAAGACCTCCAATCCATTACCCAGTCCCTGTCCCCAAATGCAGTACCCTTGCTTCTTAGCTCCCTTTATAGTTTCTCATCTGACCCCATGATCAAAGCCATTGTAAAAAGGGATTGTCTCCACTTACTCTCTCTATGCTGTCAAATTCGTTATGACTTAAAATTACCACGTTTGAACAAAATCATTGCCCACATTGTTAAAGTGTTGAAAGATTCTGATCCAAGTGTTAGGAATGCATGTTCTGATGTGGTTGGGGTTTTGTCGGGGTTATATTTGAAGGGAGGAGTAGGGGAGGGTAGAATAGAGTTGTTTGTTAGGCCATTTTTTGAGGCCATGTGGAAGCAGAACAAAAGGGTGCAACTAGGTGCGACTATGTGTTTGGCAAAGACAGTAAAGTGTGCTATGGCTGAAAACCTGCCTGTGAGTGTATTTCAGCAGTTGTGTCCTCGAGTTTGTAAATTGTTAAAGAGGCAGAATTTCCATGCCAAATCCGTGATGTTGGGTGTCGTGGAACATTTGTTGCAG GTGGGGGCAATTGCACCGCAAGGGTTGGAACCATTGCTGCAAAGTATCCATGACTGTCTTGCGAGTACAGACTGGGCAACACGTAAGGCTGCAGCTGATGCTCTAAGTGCCATAGCATTGCATTCAAGCAGCTTAATTGCTGATGAAGCTGCTAATTCCACACTCACACTGCTTGAGGCTTCCCGATTTGACAAG ATAAAGCCTGTCAGAGATAGCATGACAGAGGCATTGCAATTATGGAAGAAGATTGCAGGGAAGGCAGAAGACAGTGTCTTGGATGATCAAAAAACTTCCTCTCGCG ATGGTCATCATCCTGAACAAGCTGAGTTGTCAGATAAGAATCCAAATCCTAGTGGCCAGAAAACAGAATCATTGGCAAGGGATTCATCCAGTGGTTCTTCCCCGACTATGGATTCTGTTTCAAAAAGTAAAGCTGGAAGCATTCCTGAGAAAGCAGTTGTAATATTGAAGAAGAAAGCACCTGCTTTGACAGACAAAGACTTAAATCCAGAATTCTTCCAGAAACTTGAAAGGGGTTCTGGTGATCTGCCTGTAGAAGTTGTTGTTCCTCGTAGATGTATCAATTCctcaaatttgaaaaatgagGAAGAACCAGTGCCAAATGATTCTGAATCAATGGGAAGGTCAAACCGCATGGGAAATAGCCACTCAAATGATGCCCATGGATCTTTCAATTATAAGAATCGTGACATTGAGAGAGGAATTGCTGGAAAAGATTCAagaactagagcatttgatgatgaTAGGCTTGATGTAAATAACAGGGAATCATCTGGTAGTCGTGCAGGTTTCTCTAAATCTGATGGCCAATCTGAAGGAACCTTCATGAGTAGTAAGGGAAATTGGTTGGCTATCCAGAGGCAGCTATTGCAGTTGGAGAGACAACAGGCTCATCTCATGAATATGCTGCAG GATTTTATGGGTGGTTCTCATGATAGCATGGTAACTTTGGAAAACAGAGTTAGGGGTCTTGAGAGAATAGTTGAAGACATGGCACGGGATTTGTCAATATCATCAGGCCGGAGAGGTGGTAATTTTCCTATAGGTTTTGAGGGATCTTCTAATAGGCCTTTAGGAAAGTATAATGGCTTCTCTGACTACTCCAGTGCCAAGTATAATGTGCGCGTTCCTTTTGGGGAAAGATATACTCAATCTGATGTTACTGCTTCAGGCATGAGAGGAAGGGGGTCTCATTGGAGATCTGATATCTCTGATGTTTGGGATTTTCCAACTTATGGAGCCTCCAAAAATGGGCGGCACTCAAGAAGAGCTCCAAGTAGTGGTTCTCTGGATGTTAGATCACCCAAATCAGAACATGAAAGTGATCAGGTTGGAAGCCGAAGAGCATGGGATAAAGGTACTGGACCTGTTAGGCTTGGTGAGGGGCCTTCTGCTCGAAGCGTATGGCAAGCCTCTAAGGATGAAGCTACCTTGGAAGCTATTCGGGTTGCTGGGGAGGACAATGGATTATCTCGGACTGCAAGAGTAGCCATCCCTGAGCTGACGGCAGAAGCTCTGGAAGATGATAATGTTGGGCAAGAGCGGGATCCTATTTGGACGTCTTGGAGTAATGCAATGGATGCCCTTAAAATGGGTGATGTGGATACAGCTTATGCTGAAGTTGTATCTACTGGGGACGATTTCCTGCTTGTGAAGCTTATGGACAGATCAGGACCTGTGGTTGATCAACTTTCAAATGAGACAGCATATGAGGTCTTGCATGCTGTTGCACAGTTTCTACTGGAGCAGAATTTGTTTGACATCTGTTTGTCTTGGATCCAGCAG TTGGTAGAAATATTGTTGGAAAATGGACATGATACCCTGGGCATTCCTATGGAATTGAAGAAAGAGCTTCTACTGAATTTACATGAAGCTTCTACAGAAATCGATCCACCTGAAGACTGGGAAGGGGCAGCACCTGATCAACTCTTGATGCAGTTGGCATCAGCCTTGGGAATTGAACTGCAACAGTTTGACAAGTAG
- the LOC110611170 gene encoding protein LHCP TRANSLOCATION DEFECT has protein sequence MASVPSCATRLLFASKPQKPPSLLPKLSSKFLGMQNKGSWVRPCRIGPSNGSRVKCWFKFGKNGVDAEGAGIYGSQSRDDFDRDDVEQYFNYMGMLAVEGSYDKMEALLSLNIHPVDILLMLAASEGDKPKIEELLRAGASYTVKDADGRTALDRANEEIREFIIGFSVQKA, from the exons ATGGCTTCAGTACCATCATGTGCAACTCGTCTACTCTTCGCTTCCAAACCTCAAAAGCCTCCATCTTTATTGCCCAAATTGAGTTCTAAGTTTCTGGGCATGCAAAATAAGGGCAGTTGGGTGAGACCCTGCAGAATTGGTCCCTCCAATGGGTCAAGAGTAAAGTGTTGGTTCAAGTTTGGTAAGAATGGCGTTGATGCTGAAGGAGCTGGCATTTATGGCAGTCAATCCCGTGATGACTTTGATAGAGATGATGTTGAGCAG TATTTCAACTACATGGGGATGCTTGCTGTTGAAGGTTCATATGACAAGATGGAGGCTCTTCTAAGTCTAAATATCCATCCAGTAGACATCTTGTTGATGTTGGCTGCTTCAGAAGGTGACAAGCCCAAAATTGAAGAGTTGTTAAGAGCTGGAGCAAGTTACACAGTCAAGGATGCAGATGGACGGACTGCACTTGATAGAGCCAATGAAGAAATCAGGGAATTCATCATTGGGTTCTCAGTTCAAAAGGCATGA
- the LOC110610251 gene encoding microtubule-associated protein TORTIFOLIA1 isoform X1, producing MSAQAPKLAKPSKPPNQSQPNSRSSSLSTHLAMVELKQRILTSLSKLADRDTHQIALEDLHSIIQSISPEVLPMLLNSLYDSLSDSSNAKPSVKKESLHLLSLTCQSHRDLTFPHLTKIIAHIVKRLKDSDSSVKDACRDAIGVLSRLYLKIAGGGEGGGDSNGVGSMVGLFVRPLFEAMGEKNKGVQSGAAACMAKMVDCAAMEANNPDGNAGCGNVPTGAFQKLCPRICKLLNGQNFEAKAALLGVVTSLAQVGAIAPQGLEPLLQSIHDCLASTDWATRKAAADALSAIALHSSSLIADEAANSTLTLLEASRFDKIKPVRDSMTEALQLWKKIAGKAEDSVLDDQKTSSRDGHHPEQAELSDKNPNPSGQKTESLARDSSSGSSPTMDSVSKSKAGSIPEKAVVILKKKAPALTDKDLNPEFFQKLERGSGDLPVEVVVPRRCINSSNLKNEEEPVPNDSESMGRSNRMGNSHSNDAHGSFNYKNRDIERGIAGKDSRTRAFDDDRLDVNNRESSGSRAGFSKSDGQSEGTFMSSKGNWLAIQRQLLQLERQQAHLMNMLQDFMGGSHDSMVTLENRVRGLERIVEDMARDLSISSGRRGGNFPIGFEGSSNRPLGKYNGFSDYSSAKYNVRVPFGERYTQSDVTASGMRGRGSHWRSDISDVWDFPTYGASKNGRHSRRAPSSGSLDVRSPKSEHESDQVGSRRAWDKGTGPVRLGEGPSARSVWQASKDEATLEAIRVAGEDNGLSRTARVAIPELTAEALEDDNVGQERDPIWTSWSNAMDALKMGDVDTAYAEVVSTGDDFLLVKLMDRSGPVVDQLSNETAYEVLHAVAQFLLEQNLFDICLSWIQQLVEILLENGHDTLGIPMELKKELLLNLHEASTEIDPPEDWEGAAPDQLLMQLASALGIELQQFDK from the exons ATGAGTGCACAAGCTCCCAAATTGGCAAAACCCTCAAAACCCCCAAATCAGAGCCAACCCAACTCAAGATCCTCGTCTCTCTCTACTCACTTAGCCATGGTGGAACTCAAGCAGCGAATTCTCACATCCCTCTCTAAGCTTGCCGACCGTGACACCCATCAGATCGCCCTCGAAGACCTTCACTCCATTATCCAATCTATCTCACCTGAAGTGCTCCCTATGCTCCTCAACTCTCTTTATGACTCCCTTTCTGACTCCTCCAATGCCAAACCATCTGTCAAGAAAGAATCTTTGCATTTGCTTTCTTTGACTTGCCAATCTCATCGGGATTTGACGTTTCCCCACTTGACGAAAATTATTGCCCACATTGTTAAGAGGCTGAAGGATTCTGATTCAAGTGTTAAGGATGCGTGTAGAGATGCCATTGGGGTTTTGTCACGGTTGTATTTGAAGATTGCTGGTGGTGGAGAAGGAGGTGGAGATAGTAATGGCGTGGGATCCATGGTGGGGTTGTTTGTTAGGCCTCTGTTTGAGGCCATGGGGGAGAAGAACAAAGGTGTTCAATCAGGTGCAGCGGCGTGTATGGCGAAAATGGTGGATTGCGCAGCTATGGAAGCGAACAATCCTGACGGCAATGCTGGCTGTGGTAATGTGCCGACTGGGGCGTTCCAGAAGTTGTGTCCAAGGATTTGCAAGTTGTTGAATGGGCAAAATTTCGAGGCTAAAGCTGCTTTATTGGGGGTTGTGACGAGTTTGGCGCAG GTGGGGGCAATTGCACCGCAAGGGTTGGAACCATTGCTGCAAAGTATCCATGACTGTCTTGCGAGTACAGACTGGGCAACACGTAAGGCTGCAGCTGATGCTCTAAGTGCCATAGCATTGCATTCAAGCAGCTTAATTGCTGATGAAGCTGCTAATTCCACACTCACACTGCTTGAGGCTTCCCGATTTGACAAG ATAAAGCCTGTCAGAGATAGCATGACAGAGGCATTGCAATTATGGAAGAAGATTGCAGGGAAGGCAGAAGACAGTGTCTTGGATGATCAAAAAACTTCCTCTCGCG ATGGTCATCATCCTGAACAAGCTGAGTTGTCAGATAAGAATCCAAATCCTAGTGGCCAGAAAACAGAATCATTGGCAAGGGATTCATCCAGTGGTTCTTCCCCGACTATGGATTCTGTTTCAAAAAGTAAAGCTGGAAGCATTCCTGAGAAAGCAGTTGTAATATTGAAGAAGAAAGCACCTGCTTTGACAGACAAAGACTTAAATCCAGAATTCTTCCAGAAACTTGAAAGGGGTTCTGGTGATCTGCCTGTAGAAGTTGTTGTTCCTCGTAGATGTATCAATTCctcaaatttgaaaaatgagGAAGAACCAGTGCCAAATGATTCTGAATCAATGGGAAGGTCAAACCGCATGGGAAATAGCCACTCAAATGATGCCCATGGATCTTTCAATTATAAGAATCGTGACATTGAGAGAGGAATTGCTGGAAAAGATTCAagaactagagcatttgatgatgaTAGGCTTGATGTAAATAACAGGGAATCATCTGGTAGTCGTGCAGGTTTCTCTAAATCTGATGGCCAATCTGAAGGAACCTTCATGAGTAGTAAGGGAAATTGGTTGGCTATCCAGAGGCAGCTATTGCAGTTGGAGAGACAACAGGCTCATCTCATGAATATGCTGCAG GATTTTATGGGTGGTTCTCATGATAGCATGGTAACTTTGGAAAACAGAGTTAGGGGTCTTGAGAGAATAGTTGAAGACATGGCACGGGATTTGTCAATATCATCAGGCCGGAGAGGTGGTAATTTTCCTATAGGTTTTGAGGGATCTTCTAATAGGCCTTTAGGAAAGTATAATGGCTTCTCTGACTACTCCAGTGCCAAGTATAATGTGCGCGTTCCTTTTGGGGAAAGATATACTCAATCTGATGTTACTGCTTCAGGCATGAGAGGAAGGGGGTCTCATTGGAGATCTGATATCTCTGATGTTTGGGATTTTCCAACTTATGGAGCCTCCAAAAATGGGCGGCACTCAAGAAGAGCTCCAAGTAGTGGTTCTCTGGATGTTAGATCACCCAAATCAGAACATGAAAGTGATCAGGTTGGAAGCCGAAGAGCATGGGATAAAGGTACTGGACCTGTTAGGCTTGGTGAGGGGCCTTCTGCTCGAAGCGTATGGCAAGCCTCTAAGGATGAAGCTACCTTGGAAGCTATTCGGGTTGCTGGGGAGGACAATGGATTATCTCGGACTGCAAGAGTAGCCATCCCTGAGCTGACGGCAGAAGCTCTGGAAGATGATAATGTTGGGCAAGAGCGGGATCCTATTTGGACGTCTTGGAGTAATGCAATGGATGCCCTTAAAATGGGTGATGTGGATACAGCTTATGCTGAAGTTGTATCTACTGGGGACGATTTCCTGCTTGTGAAGCTTATGGACAGATCAGGACCTGTGGTTGATCAACTTTCAAATGAGACAGCATATGAGGTCTTGCATGCTGTTGCACAGTTTCTACTGGAGCAGAATTTGTTTGACATCTGTTTGTCTTGGATCCAGCAG TTGGTAGAAATATTGTTGGAAAATGGACATGATACCCTGGGCATTCCTATGGAATTGAAGAAAGAGCTTCTACTGAATTTACATGAAGCTTCTACAGAAATCGATCCACCTGAAGACTGGGAAGGGGCAGCACCTGATCAACTCTTGATGCAGTTGGCATCAGCCTTGGGAATTGAACTGCAACAGTTTGACAAGTAG
- the LOC122723303 gene encoding probable serine/threonine-protein kinase PBL23 translates to CSSGLLCENSPWNFFSDLAPGRKPLDWETRMKVASGAAKGLEYLHETANPPVIYRDFKASNILLDENFSPKLSDFGLAKLGPTGGKTHVSTRVMGTYGYCAPEYALTGQLTTKSDVYSFGVVFLELITGKRVIDNSRPTEEQNLVVWVCTMYRFFSESPNLIFANAFLVQATPIFKDRRNYKTMADPLLGGKYPIKSLNQAVAVAAMCLQEGDSSRPLISDVVTALKYLSAKKEKEGENVDDHVNAALS, encoded by the coding sequence TGTTCTTCAGGATTATTATGTGAAAATTCACCCTGGAATTTCTTTTCAGACTTAGCCCCTGGCAGAAAGCCTTTGGATTGGGAAACAAGGATGAAAGTTGCTTCAGGAGCAGCAAAAGGACTTGAATACTTGCACGAAACAGCGAATCCTCCAGTAATATACCGCGACTTTAAAGCATCAAACATATTATTAGATGAGAATTTCAGTCCAAAACTCTCAGATTTCGGTCTGGCGAAGCTCGGTCCAACAGGAGGCAAGACTCATGTTTCCACCAGAGTAATGGGAACTTATGGCTACTGTGCACCAGAGTATGCATTGACAGGCCAATTGACAACAAAATCTGATGTTTACAGCTTTGGAGTCGTGTTTCTAGAGCTCATCACAGGAAAAAGAGTTATCGACAATTCAAGACCAACTGAAGAGCAGAATCTAGTTGTTTGGGTATGTACTATGTACAGATTTTTTTCTGAATCTCCAAACTTGATTTTTGCTAATGCATTTCTTGTGCAGGCAACACCAATATTTAAAGACAGAAGAAACTATAAAACAATGGCAGACCCATTGTTGGGAGGAAAGTATCCTATTAAGAGTCTTAATCAAGCAGTTGCAGTTGCAGCTATGTGTCTGCAAGAGGGAGATTCCAGTCGGCCATTAATAAGCGATGTTGTGACAGCTCTGAAATACTTATCggcaaagaaagaaaaggaaggtgAGAACGTGGATGACCATGTCAATGCAGCTTTATCCTGA
- the LOC110610281 gene encoding uncharacterized protein LOC110610281, protein MVQKLEAIRGGGGSVKVGTTGTISALMTRELESIKSASQTSVSHQDKPKTVAVSVPCSVSTTRRLPVRKSLNEASSSSNHRSTEAAQKMKNYNRSAHRMPMLSSENASIERTPIREKTKKKGTNIVEIVDIKCGHPDKAWASPITSKLKKLGFSKLSESII, encoded by the coding sequence atggttCAGAAATTAGAAGCTATCAGGGGTGGTGGAGGATCCGTCAAGGTGGGGACCACAGGAACAATCAGTGCACTAATGACAAGGGAACTAGAATCCATTAAATCTGCATCACAGACATCAGTGTCTCATCAAGATAAGCCTAAGACTGTTGCCGTCTCGGTTCCCTGCAGTGTGAGTACTACTAGAAGATTACCAGTAAGAAAATCATTAAATGAAGCAAGCAGCAGCTCTAATCATAGAAGCACTGAGGCTGCTCAGAAGATGAAAAACTACAATAGAAGTGCTCATCGGATGCCAATGCTCTCCTCTGAGAACGCATCTATTGAGAGAACTCCCATTAGGGAGAAAACCAAAAAGAAAGGAACTAACATTGTTGAAATTGTGGACATAAAATGTGGTCACCCAGATAAGGCATGGGCTAGCCCTATAACCAGCAAGCTTaagaagcttggtttctccaagCTATCTGAGAGCATTATCTAA
- the LOC122723304 gene encoding uncharacterized protein LOC122723304 has translation MAKSFPDTTNSIIEEKEELIVSPIGDSKPILRIAHFLKPIIASIDEPDLPSHSVTLPLPPIHEPIKRPLNVTFKAWGYRHKEWNKWVFHMHSMHHSAWEKAGVCEAILSSTYNIPRYDNLIIGLAEHWCPNTSSFIFPWGEGTITLEDVIVLGNYPVLGSPVSCSVQKMEWKRIEKKLTDAQRMARRSKAQKASQSAWMKNFIQSSTEIEHEAFLSLWLSKFVLQNPSKTIRKDVFPIAIHLARGIPVALAPAVLASIYRDLSRLNSIIISAKFSTGVDLNTELALQISSPFQLVQLWAWERFQALQPNPNIIKPGDPRLSRWNMVRFPKVDNVALALASAGESFIWRPYAKLLLNWRFPMFYNEKEEWLSTDLGLDKDLESFACCLRVSKLVGMGFIENYFPHRVAMQFGFDQDIPGHVDQSDETSEVAWTNYSRPVADSKFYIPSRLFQSGVTPRYLKWWKQLVLSQQETNKVSVQRCPVQKRKNRDSDEQGKPAAVGILGACGNGKSCSSTAFTDGNKLCSQFQSSSPSSIEDTEKRISLRKLKTDHRAWKKKKKSGVPDVSPGFHPKCNSVKMKTSRVGDKQTGQEMLNTYNKREVLGKRAFGNIEKFFSQSQSSSSSFTHDKIARQMDSMGRSQREMEQSNKSKDGKLAYKKASLMGNGGEDSSGALELPGLALEARIRILETDITKLKAARFGFRFR, from the coding sequence ATGGCGAAATCCTTTCCGGATACTACTAACTCCATCatagaagaaaaagaggaaCTCATTGTTTCACCAATTGGTGATAGTAAGCCAATTCTGAGAATAGCCCACTTCTTGAAACCTATCATAGCTTCCATTGATGAACCTGACCTTCCTTCGCACTCAGTAACTTTACCACTACCACCAATCCATGAGCCCATAAAGCGTCCCTTGAATGTCACTTTCAAAGCGTGGGGATACCGTCACAAAGAATGGAATAAATGGGTTTTTCACATGCATTCGATGCACCATTCTGCTTGGGAAAAGGCTGGTGTCTGTGAAGCAATTTTGAGTTCCACATATAACATACCTAGATATGATAATTTGATTATTGGGTTAGCTGAGCATTGGTGTCCTAACACCAGCTCGTTCATCTTCCCTTGGGGAGAAGGTACTATTACGTTAGAGGATGTTATTGTTTTGGGGAATTACCCTGTTCTGGGTTCTCCTGTTTCATGCTCTGTTCAGAAGATGGAATGGAAGAGGATCGAAAAGAAATTGACTGATGCTCAAAGAATGGCTAGGAGGAGTAAAGCTCAAAAGGCCAGTCAGTCTGCATGGATGAAGAATTTCATTCAGAGTAGCACTGAAATTGAGCACGAAGCATTTCTTTCATTGTGGTTGTCAAAATTTGTTCTGCAAAACCCATCTAAAACAATCAGAAAAGACGTTTTCCCCATAGCGATTCACCTAGCTAGAGGGATACCAGTTGCTCTTGCACCAGCAGTTCTTGCAAGTATTTACAGGGATTTGAGTAGATTGAATTCAATAATCATCTCTGCGAAATTTAGTACTGGTGTGGATTTAAATACTGAATTAGCACTGCAGATCTCCTCGCCATTTCAGTTGGTGCAACTCTGGGCATGGGAGAGATTCCAAGCATTGCAGCCGAATCCCAACATAATCAAGCCAGGTGATCCACGGTTATCTCGATGGAACATGGTGAGATTTCCAAAAGTTGACAATGTTGCGTTGGCTTTAGCTTCTGCTGGAGAAAGTTTTATTTGGCGACCTTATGCAAAACTCCTGCTTAATTGGCGTTTCCCTATGTTTTACAACGAAAAAGAAGAGTGGCTATCTACGGATTTGGGTTTAGATAAGGATCTGGAGTCATTTGCTTGTTGCTTGAGGGTTTCCAAACTTGTTGGAATGGGATTTATAGAAAACTACTTTCCACATCGAGTTGCAATGCAATTTGGATTTGATCAGGACATTCCAGGTCATGTAGATCAATCTGATGAGACTTCAGAAGTTGCATGGACAAATTACTCTAGGCCTGTCGCTGATTCAAAGTTCTATATCCCATCACGACTCTTCCAATCAGGTGTTACACCTCGATACCTGAAGTGGTGGAAGCAATTGGTCTTGAGCCAACAGGAAACAAATAAAGTTTCTGTCCAAAGGTGTCCAGTACAAAAGAGGAAGAATAGAGATTCTGATGAGCAAGGTAAACCAGCAGCAGTAGGAATTTTGGGTGCTTGTGGCAACGGCAAGAGTTGTAGCAGTACAGCATTTACCGATGGTAATAAGTTGTGCAGCCAATTTCAAAGTTCTTCACCCTCCTCTATAGAAGATACAGAGAAGCGAATTAGTCTGCGGAAATTGAAAACAGACCACCGGGCttggaaaaagaagaagaaaagtggAGTACCTGATGTTTCACCTGGTTTTCATCCCAAATGTAACTCTGTGAAAATGAAAACTTCCCGTGTAGGAGATAAACAAACAGGTCAGGAAATGTTGAATACCTATAACAAGCGCGAGGTTTTAGGCAAGAGGGCATTTGGTAATATTGAAAAGTTCTTCAGTCAATCTCAAAGCTCTTCATCTTCATTTACGCATGATAAAATTGCAAGGCAGATGGATTCAATGGGGCGTTCACAGAGAGAGATGGAACAaagcaataaaagtaaagatgGAAAACTGGCTTATAAGAAGGCAAGCCTCATGGGCAATGGAGGAGAAGACAGCAGTGGTGCACTTGAACTACCAGGATTGGCACTTGAGGCGCGGATTAGAATTCTTGAAACAGatattactaaattaaaagCAGCAAGATTTGGCTTCAGGTTTAGGTAA